From Geotalea uraniireducens Rf4:
CAGGAGATAGAGGGTAAACCTGAGCAGACTGGCCATCAGCTCCTTATTTATGCTTCTGGCCAGCAGGATGACGACGGCAAAAATCAGTGCAGCTCTGGAGATGTATGTGGGCACCTCCCGGGGCAACATGCAGGTAAAAAGCAGCAGCAGCGGTACGCCGAACTCGAAGATACGGAATGCATACCGGATGATGACCCCATCATCCCGCAGCTTGCGCAGGCGACCGACGATTACGATATCGAACAGATCGTAGCGCTTGATGCGCCAGCCGGTTTTACCGGCATGATGAAAGGCGGCAAGGATGCCCAGGGAAAAGAGCAGGTAACCGCAGAGCAGCAGCCAGTCCGGATAGAAACGAAAATAATAGGCAGAAACCACCAGGATGACCTGGAAGAGATAGATGACCAGCACGGCTTCAGGATGGCGCAGCCCCAAGGCCATCAGGTTGTGGTGGAAATGATTTTTGTCGGGCGCAAAGGGGGAGCGCCTCTGGACCATCCGGGTCAGCATCACCGTCAGGGTATCGAGCACCGGAAACCCGAGGATTATCAGCGGCAGCAGCGGACTGAGGGGGGTATTTCCCTGGGTCAGGGAGAGCGCCAGCACAATTGCCGAATAGCCGAGAAACTGGCTGCCGGCGTCTCCCATGAAAATTGAGGCCGGGTGGGTATTGAAACGGAGAAAGCCGAAAATCACCCCCGCCAGGGAGAGGGCGATCAGACCGATCTGGCCATTGCCTACCAGGTAGGCGAGGTAACTGATGCAGCAAAAACTGAGCAGGCAGATGCCGCCGGCCAGACCGTCCAGTCCGTCGGAAAGGTTGATGGCGTTGGTGACCCCAACGATGGCAATGACCGTCAAAGGAACGGCCAGCCAGCCGGGAAGAAGGAGGTTGTCCGAGAACAACATCCCCAGGCTGCTGATGGTAACCCCGCCCCAGAATACGGCAATGAGCGCCGCAATGAACTG
This genomic window contains:
- a CDS encoding MraY family glycosyltransferase, translating into MIFLSTLLMSVLITIALIPVFSRLAISANVVDIPNERKVHTIPVPRIGGVAMALGAFAPILYWNRAGSFVQAYLFGAGVLVVFGLIDDFRELSPRIKFAGQFIAALIAVFWGGVTISSLGMLFSDNLLLPGWLAVPLTVIAIVGVTNAINLSDGLDGLAGGICLLSFCCISYLAYLVGNGQIGLIALSLAGVIFGFLRFNTHPASIFMGDAGSQFLGYSAIVLALSLTQGNTPLSPLLPLIILGFPVLDTLTVMLTRMVQRRSPFAPDKNHFHHNLMALGLRHPEAVLVIYLFQVILVVSAYYFRFYPDWLLLCGYLLFSLGILAAFHHAGKTGWRIKRYDLFDIVIVGRLRKLRDDGVIIRYAFRIFEFGVPLLLLFTCMLPREVPTYISRAALIFAVVILLARSINKELMASLLRFTLYLLIPFSVFLSDRSLPQWLDGSALRLYNASFAVFALLIIIVSKFTRRREGFKNTPLDFLILFIAVLVPNLPDQHFQNYHLGLVAAKIIMLYFSYEVLLAELRWRVDKVALVTVLSLVVLAVG